The following are encoded together in the Ptychodera flava strain L36383 unplaced genomic scaffold, AS_Pfla_20210202 Scaffold_136__1_contigs__length_136700_pilon, whole genome shotgun sequence genome:
- the LOC139126848 gene encoding breast cancer type 1 susceptibility protein homolog, translated as MEKGENCAGPVICCFSRFRRCIWSQRCCCLSRVRRCIWCQRCCCFSSVRRCIWSQRCCCFSRVRRCIWSQDAAVSQGSDAVSGAKDAAVSQGSDAVSGAKDAAVSQGSDAVSGAKDAAVSQGSDAVSGAKDAAVSQVSDAVSGVKGAAVSQGSGAVSGAKDAMLVGTNLTSQEMELLEYFANEIGSKLQSSFTNETTHVIVKTDSNLVCERTLKYFFGIAARKWVVSFN; from the exons ATGGAGAAAG GAGAAAACTGTGCTGGACCCGTTATCTGCTGTTTCTCAAGGTTCAGACGCTGTATCTGGAGCCAAAGATGCTGCTGTTTATCAAGGGTCAGACGCTGTATCTGGTGTCAAAGGTGCTGCTGTTTCTCAAGTGTCAGACGCTGTATCTGGAGCCAAAGATGCTGCTGTTTCTCAAGGGTCAGACGCTGTATCTGGAGCCAAGATGCTGCTGTTTCTCAAGGGTCAGACGCTGTATCTGGAGCCAAAGATGCTGCTGTTTCTCAAGGGTCAGACGCTGTATCTGGAGCCAAAGATGCTGCTGTTTCTCAAGGGTCAGACGCTGTATCTGGAGCCAAAGATGCTGCTGTTTCTCAAGGGTCAGACGCTGTATCTGGAGCCAAAGATGCTGCTGTTTCTCAAGTGTCAGACGCTGTATCTGGTGTAAAAGGTGCTGCTGTTTCTCAAGGGTCAGGCGCTGTATCTGGAGCCAAAGATGCTATGCTTGTTGGTACAAATTTGACCAGTCAGGAAATG GAACTGCTAGAGTattttgcaaatgaaattggATCAAAGCTGCAATCATCGTTCACAAATGAGACAACACATGTGATTGTCAAAACAG ATTCTAATCTTGTTTGTGAAAGGACGCTTAAATACTTCTTTGGAATTGCAGCACGCAAATGGGTCGTCAGCTTCAATT